One genomic segment of Vulpes lagopus strain Blue_001 chromosome 9, ASM1834538v1, whole genome shotgun sequence includes these proteins:
- the LRATD2 gene encoding protein LRATD2, whose protein sequence is MGNQVEKLTHLSYKEVPTADPTGVDRDDGPRIGVSYIFSNDDEDVEPQPPPQGPDGGGGGDGLPEGGDGPPPPPPQPYDPRLHEVECSVFYRDECIYQKSFAPGSAALSTYTPENLLNKCKPGDLVEFVSQAQYPHWAVYVGNFQVVHLHRLEVSNSFLTDASQGRRGRVVNDLYRYKPLSPGAVVRNALAHVGARERELSWRNSESFAAWCRYGKREFKIGGELRIGKQPYRLQIQLSAQRSHTLEFQSLEDLIMEKRRNDQIGRAAVLQELAMHLHPAEPDEGDSDAARTTPPPGRPPAPGGEDEAREAAVH, encoded by the coding sequence ATGGGTAACCAGGTGGAGAAACTGACCCACCTAAGTTACAAGGAAGTTCCCACGGCCGACCCGACCGGCGTGGACCGGGACGACGGGCCGCGCATCGGGGTCTCCTACATCTTCTCCAACGACGACGAGGACGTGGAGCCGCAGCCGCCGCCCCAGGGGCCTgatggtggcggcggcggcgacggctTGCCCGAGGGTGGCgacgggccgccgccgccgccgccgcagccctACGACCCGCGGCTGCACGAGGTGGAGTGTTCCGTGTTCTACCGCGACGAGTGCATCTACCAGAAGAGCTTCGCGCCCGGCTCGGCGGCGCTCAGCACCTACACGCCCGAGAACCTGCTCAACAAGTGCAAGCCCGGCGACCTGGTGGAGTTCGTGTCGCAGGCGCAGTACCCGCACTGGGCCGTGTACGTGGGCAACTTCCAGGTGGTGCACCTGCACCGGCTGGAGGTGAGCAACAGCTTCCTGACGGACGCGAGCCAGGGCCGGCGCGGCCGCGTGGTGAACGACCTGTACCGCTACAAGCCGCTGAGCCCCGGCGCCGTGGTGCGCAACGCGCTGGCTCACGTGGGCGCCAGGGAGCGCGAGCTGAGCTGGCGCAACTCGGAGAGCTTCGCCGCCTGGTGCCGCTACGGCAAGCGCGAGTTCAAGATCGGCGGCGAGCTGCGCATCGGCAAGCAGCCCTACCGGCTGCAGATCCAGCTCTCGGCGCAGCGCAGCCACACGCTCGAGTTCCAGAGCCTGGAGGACCTGATCATGGAGAAGCGGCGCAACGACCAGATCGGGCGCGCGGCCGTGCTGCAGGAGCTCGCCATGCACCTGCATCCCGCGGAGCCGGACGAGGGCGACAGCGACGCGGCGCGGACTACGCCGCCTCCCGGGCGCCCCCCTGCGCCCGGCGGGGAGGACGAGGCCCGGGAGGCGGCGGTGCACTGA